A region of Salmo salar chromosome ssa17, Ssal_v3.1, whole genome shotgun sequence DNA encodes the following proteins:
- the LOC106575441 gene encoding arabinogalactan protein 1-like, which yields MCPVPGPRSRPEVRVTSLASPMPAPRIRPPVRIPITELPATVPSLEPPEMARSPEPPETARSPEPPETARSPEPPATARSPEPPAMARSPESPAAVRSPESPAAVRSPESPAAVRSPEPLAMNHGSVPPLTIHGLVTQKRRHQREKAGATPRTGAASCDAGFAGEGSSSCTRAATDIRHPP from the coding sequence ATGTGTCCTGTTCCTGGTCCACGctctcgccctgaggtgcgtgttaccagtctggcgtcacctatgccagccccacgcatcaggcctccagtgcgcattcccattacagagcttccggcgacagttcccagtctggaacctcctgagatggcccgcagtccggagcctcctgagacggcccgcagtccggagcctcctgagacggcccgcagtccggagcctccagcgacggcccgcagtcctgagcctccagcgatggcccgcagtccggagtctccagcggcggtccgcagtccggagtctccagcggcggtccgcagtccggagtctccagcggcggtccgcagtccagagcctctgGCAATGAACCACGGTTCGGTTCCTCCTCTGACGATCCACGGTCtggtgacacaaaagcggaggcaTCAGCGGGAAAaagcgggggctacgccccgaaccggagccgcctcctgtGATGCTGGATTCGCAGGAGAGGGTTcatcgtcctgcaccagagccgccaccgacattagacacccaccctaa